A genomic region of Methyloceanibacter stevinii contains the following coding sequences:
- the murD gene encoding UDP-N-acetylmuramoyl-L-alanine--D-glutamate ligase, which yields MIPVTIFAGRKLAVVGAGLSGLATARSLQEGGADVVLWDDKDAGRAQAAAAGFTVEDLSEADLGAFAALVLAPGIPLTHPEPHWSVKSARAGIEVIGDVELFFRAREASGVDCKVVAITGTNGKSTTTALTAHLLESAGRDVALGGNIGNAVLDLAPFAQERIYVLELSSYQIDLTPSLKPDAAALLNITPDHLDRHGSLEGYASVKARIFAQLAPDATAVIGVDDVPCRAIAETLQDSYAVKRISISGTVQNGVWASDATLMEMEGGKEVARAALAGVGSLRGAHNWQNAATAYALARSQGVEPGVLQEGLRSFGGLAHRMEQVGRAGKVLFVNDSKATNADAAGKALGSFDTIYWIVGGVAKEGGLAGLEFFYPRIARAYLIGEASDAFAGQLGDAIPHIACETLDRAVELAAADASQSQADEPVVLLSPACASFDQYPNFAKRGDAFKELVMQRNGVTSLSE from the coding sequence ATGATTCCCGTTACGATCTTCGCTGGGCGCAAGCTGGCGGTCGTCGGCGCTGGCCTCAGCGGTCTTGCGACAGCGCGGTCCCTGCAAGAGGGCGGCGCGGACGTCGTCCTATGGGACGATAAGGACGCGGGCCGTGCCCAGGCCGCCGCAGCCGGCTTTACCGTCGAGGATCTGTCCGAGGCGGATTTGGGCGCGTTTGCCGCGCTCGTACTCGCGCCCGGCATCCCGTTGACCCACCCCGAACCCCATTGGAGCGTGAAGAGCGCGCGCGCCGGCATCGAAGTCATCGGCGACGTGGAGCTATTCTTCCGAGCGCGTGAGGCCTCCGGCGTCGACTGCAAGGTCGTCGCCATCACCGGTACCAACGGCAAGTCCACCACGACGGCGCTGACGGCGCATCTTCTGGAATCGGCGGGGAGGGACGTCGCCCTCGGCGGCAATATCGGTAACGCCGTTCTCGACCTCGCCCCGTTCGCGCAGGAGCGCATCTACGTCCTCGAACTGTCGTCCTACCAGATCGACCTCACGCCCTCGCTGAAGCCCGACGCAGCGGCGCTCCTGAACATCACCCCCGACCATCTGGATCGCCACGGGTCGCTCGAAGGCTATGCAAGCGTCAAGGCGCGAATATTCGCGCAGCTTGCGCCCGACGCGACCGCCGTGATCGGCGTCGACGACGTACCGTGCCGGGCCATCGCAGAAACGCTTCAGGACTCCTATGCGGTCAAGCGCATCTCGATCTCCGGCACCGTGCAGAACGGGGTCTGGGCGAGCGATGCGACGCTCATGGAAATGGAGGGCGGCAAGGAGGTCGCGCGCGCCGCCCTTGCAGGCGTCGGGTCGCTGCGTGGCGCTCACAACTGGCAGAACGCCGCCACCGCCTATGCGCTGGCCCGTAGCCAAGGCGTCGAGCCGGGCGTGCTCCAAGAGGGCCTGCGGAGTTTCGGTGGCCTCGCCCACCGCATGGAGCAGGTGGGACGAGCCGGCAAGGTGCTGTTCGTGAACGACTCCAAGGCCACCAACGCGGATGCCGCCGGGAAGGCCCTGGGCAGCTTCGACACCATCTATTGGATCGTCGGCGGCGTGGCCAAGGAGGGCGGTCTCGCGGGGCTCGAGTTCTTCTACCCTCGGATTGCGCGCGCCTATCTCATCGGCGAAGCCTCCGACGCGTTCGCGGGCCAACTCGGGGACGCCATCCCCCATATTGCCTGCGAGACGCTCGACCGTGCCGTGGAGCTGGCGGCCGCCGATGCAAGCCAATCGCAAGCGGACGAGCCGGTTGTGCTATTGTCCCCTGCCTGCGCGTCGTTCGACCAGTATCCGAATTTCGCCAAGCGCGGCGACGCCTTCAAAGAACTCGTGATGCAGCGTAACGGTGTCACAAGCCTTAGCGAGTAG